A window from Schistosoma haematobium chromosome 1, whole genome shotgun sequence encodes these proteins:
- a CDS encoding hypothetical protein (SECRETED:SignalP(1-45)), which produces MLVYCLCFKIGITFTDYLTQNYIMSQMKLIIVALLSLVLFQGVKTEENEDDINTTGCRLSGLVGQEPGARLIGPGFESRELRDHGCALLRGLILGRNGRPMLPEIIEYVRIRNIDDPEDLSTCVDNSKNKNKDGKNKEKQTTHDNGSSKKQC; this is translated from the exons ATGTTA GTGTATTGTTTATGCTTCAAAATTGGTATCACTTTTACTGACTACTTGACTCAAAACTATATCATGtcacaaatgaaattaataatagtCGCCTTATTATCATTGGTGCTTTTCCAAGGAGTAAAGACAGAGGAAAATGAAGATG acattaacaccactggatgccggctcagtggtctagttggtcaagagcctggcgcgagactgataggtcctgggttcgaatctcgcgagttgcgggatcatggatgcgcgctgctgaggggtctcatactaggacgaaacggccgtccaatgcttccag AAATCATAGAATACGTTAGAATTCGAAACATAGACGATCCAGAAGACTTGTCAACCTGTGTAGATAAcagcaaaaacaaaaataaagatgGAAAAAACAAGGAAAAACAAACAACACATGATAATGGTTCGTCCAAAAAACAGTGCTAA